The DNA window AGCCCAGGGAAAGGAAGTTCTgttcctgctttcctgctgctcttgCCTTGGCTTTAGGGCAATTTCTTTGTTATGTGATTAGCTTGAGAGAGGCTGTGTTCAGCTTGCCCTAGGAATTCCCTCCTACTAGATATGGTAACTAATAGAAGGAAGGTTAGGACTCTCTTATTCTGTTCATATTAGCTAGCTAGCATAAAACGAGAATTTTCAAGACATCTTTCTCTTTGAACAAAACAGCCATATGTGAAAGACACATGTTTGGAGGAGAGGAACTAAGAAATTAATCATTCTAGCTTCTACAAAGTACAGGCTTGAGTGAAATTTGGTCGCATGTAAGACAGAGAGAAGTGCCCTCTGAAGGTGTTCTGTGCTTCAGCTTCCCAAATATGATATCCCTCTTGCATTTTGTACTTCCTAGTTAACCAGCTCtctatttgtttaatttctggGTCTTACCATTCAATACCCAGTTCTTAGCGTGTTCCTTCCAGAACCTAGGAACTCGAGTGCAGAGATTTGGGGAAAcaacttctgtttgttttcccacGCTCTTTCCATGAGAAGCATTCTTGGTTTATAACATGTGATGAGTATAGTAAGTTAACTGGTTGTGCCTAGAGTATGTTAATTgttaaatagaaattaaaaaatttacatATGAATAAACTGAGTAATCTTTCATAGTCACTTAGTAGTGGCTTTAACCCTTAAATTGGAAAGTGTGTGGAGaggattttgttttccaaaatttCTAGTAAATTGCTAAGTATTTGGTGTACTTTAGGACTTGCTAGTGTACGTGCTTCTcttgctcttctccatccaGCACCCAGTATACTTTTGAAAGATTTAATTTGTAGGTTCCATGTGttacctttctttctttaataaacTCAAATTGttctctttgttttaaagcTAGTTGGGGAATTGCtgtagttttctttctgaacttGTTCCAGTAAATTATGCTCTCCTCCCTTTCTTAAAGATTATTAAAAGGGAGGACCTGTTTGTAACTTCAAAGCTCTGGAATACCAAGCACCACCCAGAAGATGTAGAGCCAGCATTAAGGAAAACACTTGGAGATTTGAAACTGGATTACCTGGACCTGTACCTCATGCACTGGCCTCATGCCTTTGAGTAAGTTCTATATGGGAAGGGCACAAAATGCATAAACCTCAGTTTTACATAAGTGGCTGGTGGTGTATCCTGAGGACCTTCTTTCTGAGCTGTGATTTCCTTCCTGTGTATACTGCCTGCAAGGTGTTTTTCTGTGTGGCTAGCAGTATAGTCCTACACACTGTCATATAGACACTCTTTCCTACCCATAACCTGTATATACTTGCTTGTATTTGGTCCATTCATTCACAGAGGCAGTTGTTTAGATTTCATTCTTCTTTGAATTTCACTTGGGTGGGAATTTTACTGTTAGATTTGCTGTAGACATACAGTAGAGGCTTCTGGTTGTGTGTACAAATATTGTAAATAGAAAAGGAGTAGATGTTCTCATTATTTGGCAGTGATGAAGCTGGGAAAAGGAGGTAAGtcttaatttaatatttttcagcaatTACTTAAATTTTTCAATAATGAGAACATCTAGGTAATGACATTAGGATCACTAAACTTCTGACAGTTTGGCATGGTTCTGCTTTGACAGAAGTTTTGACATGTTTtgacagcgttctgcttgagaaactgtcagcctctgggctggacaggcgcacactctcctgggtggaaaactggttggatggccgggcccagagagtggtggtaaatggtgtgaaatccagctggaggccagtgacaagtggggttccccagggctcggtgctgggtccagccctgttcaatgtcttcatcaatgacctggatgaaggcatcgaatgcacccttagcaagtttgcggacgacactaagctgggtggaagtgtcgatctgctggagggtcgggaggctctgcaaagggatctgaacaggctggaccactgggcagagtccaatggcatgaggtttaacaaggccaaatgccgggtcctgcacttggggcacaacaaccctatgcagtgctacagactgggagaagtctgtctagaaagctgcctggaggagagggacctgggggtgttggttgacagccgactgaatatgagccaacagtgtgcccaggtggccaagaaggccaatggcatcttggcttgtatcagaaacggcgtgaccagcaggtccagggaggttatcctccctctgtactcggcactggtgagactgctcctcgaatactgtgttcagttctgggcccctcaccacaagaaggatgttgaggctctggagagagtccagagaagagcaacaaagctggtgaaagggctggagaacaggccttatgaggagcggctgagagagctggggttgtttagcctggagaagaggaggctgaggggtgacctcattgctctctacaactacctgaaaggacgttgtagagaggagggtgctggcttcttctcccaagtgacaggggacaggacaagagggaatggcctcaagctccgacaggggaggtttaggctagacgttaggaaaaaattctttacagaaagggtcattgggcactggaacaggctgcccagggaggtggttgagtcaccttccctggaggtgtttaagggacgggtggacgaggtgctgagggatatggtttagtgtttggtaggaacggttggactcggtgatccggtgggtctcttccaacctggttattctgtgattctgtgattctatggatgGCAAAGTTAGGTGCCTGAAAGTAGTCTCCctggaaaaaagtaataaagCTTTATGCAACAGGTTTCTATACTGAAGATTGCTATCTTATACTAGCTGAAAATTTGGCTTGCTGTGAGGTAAAGTCTTTCTTGAGACCAAAATGTATTAGAAGTTTAAAATAGTCTGGTGTCTTCATCCGAGCATTGGGAAGTGTGGCAGTTATTCTTGATTCTGCCATTGACCTACATAGTAACCTTGAGGAAATAACGAAACTGCTTTTTGCTGAAGTTTTACTTACTTGTAAAATGAGAATTAAGTGTTTTGTAAAGAAGACAGCACTTTTATCTAATAGTTATTAACTGTACTGGTGCTGCGTCATGGTGGTGTCTgtatgaggaagaaatgaaaatgtcttcttATGACAATTTAATTGTAGTAAGTCTACAATTtgagaaaatatgaaaagagaAAGTTTAATAGTTAAGTGCTAAATACACTTGTCCTACAACCCCATCAGAAAGAGAgttccttgctttattttcttgtagATGTGGAAGCAGTTTTTTACCTCTACAATCAGTAGAAAGGCAGGGAGAGAATAAATCTCCTTTCAAGATGTTTGCATGGAGACTTTACTCGACCGGGAAAGTCCGGTCAGGTTGAGGGgcttctttctgctctgcaaatctgaacattttttttcctcttgtagtCATATGATCTAAATTTTACAAAGCATACAGCACTAAGGATAAGAGGAAAGACACTGAGATTATAAATATGTCCCTCAGCATAACAGAATGAGGAAGTGTTTTTAACGAGAGCTGGTTTGGAGGAAGAACTTCTGTTAAAAATTCCCCTGTtgtgaaatgtttgttttccagttgattgaacaaaaaaaaaaaccaagtcaTTAAACATTGCTTCGATGATACACATAACACAAATAATGATGTATGTTTAGATATTGCCAGTATTTAAATTTGCATGATGTTGTGGAAACTATTGATAAAACTGACATTCTAATAAAGcagttttgtgttttctcattGGAAACTGTTCACTCTCTAGTTTTCCATTAGCTCTGCTTCAGCGATCTTAATGTGAGGTTATCAATAATGCCTGTTGTATTGGGAAGCTGAGCAAAGGAATGTTATTTGCACAGAAACTAAAGTAGACTTCTGCGTGAAAACCACAGTGCCTCTAGGTCTTGAAAATCAAACTCTCACTTAATATACTACTCTTGACATACACGGCTGCTTTTCTGAGTTGGGAGCTCATAGGGCTTTCagagttatttttcattctagATTTATCAATGATATGAACAAGAACCGTCTCCCCTTGTCCCAGCTGCTGTCACTTTTCACACCGTTCACTGCTGAGCTGTAGAGCTGTGTGACACAGTCTCTGAGATCTGAGCTAGCAGAATCCTGCAGTGGTTACGAAGCTGGGCTCTTCCAGTGGGGTTGCAGGCACCCCTTCATGTACAGGCTGCTTGGAGACCAGTTCATAGCCTTTTGGCAGTGTGGTGGTGTCACCTGGCATAACCAGGTTCTTTGTGTCAATTTtagttgttttgttgttgttgggttttgggttttttgttaggttattttttggttttgttgtttgttttttttttattcatccaggttggacggggctttgggcagcctgatctagtggaaggtgtccctgcccatcacagagggcttagaactagatgatctttaaggtcccttccaacccaaactatcctataATTCTTAAATTGGTTGATAGGACTAATTGGAAGCGCACCTAGTCTACAGTCAGCATGCGAATGTTAAGTGCAGATTCTCACAGAGGTTTTGTGTAGAGTGACACTGCTACAGAATCCAGAGGGAGTGTGAAACGAGCATACTTTGAATACAGGCTCTCCCAGATAGCTCTTAAACCAAGATCCCTTTGGTAGCAGCTCCAAACAGACTATGAAGAATATCAGTCCTCCctcaaaaccaaactgaaagcCCAAAGCTGCTCTGAGTGGCTGCTCTCTGAATCAGCTGATTTGCTAGGATTAAAGTGCGCAAAGGGCTGCTGCTGTGTATCCAATGGCTTATCAGTTTTGTGTTGTCACTACTGTATAGGTAAGTAGTTCAAAGTACTTTATAATGAGTTTACATAGGAATTACTGTATGTGAAATAATTCCTTATAAGTTAAGTCAGCATAATGGAATTGAACAGACAAATTGCTCAATTTCTGCTGTCCTCCAAACTATGTATAAGCTATTAAGACTACTttgaagaaagtttttttttgtgaactaacataatataaataatgtgggatatatatttatattctgcCTTTGATGCTTTAGACGAGGGGACAATCTCTTCCCAAAGAATCCTGATAACACGATGCGTTATGATTACATTGATTACAAGGATACTTGGAAGGCTATGGAGAAACTGGTAGAAAAAGGTCTTGTGAAAGCCATTGGGCTGTCAAACTTCAACAGTCGTCAGATTGACGATGTAATAAGTGTGGCTACCATCAAACCAGCTGTGCTCCAGGTAAGGTGAATGAAGGGGAGGATGAATACCTTTCCTATGGGTCCATAAGATTGAAAGATTTGCAAACCAGTGTTACGTGTTTAGCATAAAAGGTGCAGCTTCTTATGTACAGGGAAGAATATAGCCACCTCTGCAGGAGTGAGCACACAGAGGTGGTCTTCCCAGGTAGATTTGCGGGGGAAGGAGGTTTATATTCATGTTCTGTGGCCATATATGCTGGCTTAACTGAATAGGTTTGTGGAAGAGTTCATCTTCCCTGTGAGGAACGAATTAGCCTACAAGAAAGGCAGACTGTGGGAGAGTAATTTGAATCCATTCTGTAGAGCTTCGTTGCTTCTTGAATAATCTGTTAGGTACATGGGGAAAATGCAGCGCACTAAGCTTAGGCGATCTGTTCTCTGTTTCCTGTAAACTTAGCCTACCAGACACACTTTAATTCTTTCACTAAAGCTTGTCCTCATAAGGTTATGCAGAATCTGGAACAACCTTCTGTGATGGGTTTGGTTCTGCTGTGCTTTTGACTTCCTGTTTATTTGAGTTTTGTGTTGATATCTGTTCTCTTAGACGCTTATTATGGGTCATTTTAATAGGTAGAGTGCCATCCTTACCTAGCTCAGAATGAGCTGATAGCCCACTGCCAGAAACAAGGCCTGGTTGTCACTGCCTACAGTCCCCTTGGTTCTCCAGATCGGATGTGGAAACACCCAGATGAGCCTGTGCTTCTAGAAGAACCTGGGATCAAaaaactgggagaaaaatacagcaagTCACCTGCGCAGATCATGCTCAGGTACAGAGCGATCGTGAGAGGGGGTGGCAACTGGGGCTTGGccttaaataaagcaaaacacacaagCCAGAAGGAATCTACTTAAAAGTGCATGTTCTTCCACATTGGTGGGGAGTTAAAATTGTGGGGAGTGCCAAAAGCAGAACCCCTTGGTGCTTGTTTTACAGAGGGAGGAGAGTTGGTTGTGCCTTAGGTCAGATGGATGTGCTAGATCAGAGGAGTCCATTCGTGGCCTCGAGCTATTCACTGccttttctgctgtgaaataGCAGTCGTGCAGTTCAGGCCGCAGCGTACCACATCTGAGTGCCACCTACTGAATTTGTATGTGGCTGGTTGCGTGAACTCTTTGAGCTGTTGCTACTGCATTCAGAGAGGCTCCCAGGAAGAGAGGCTGAGGAAGGAACCTCCCTCCTTCACACCGAAGAACTGTTTGCTAGTTTGTTTTTATATAGCAAAAGCCAGGTAGTGCATACTGGAAAACAAGATGATTGAGTGATATCCAGAACGCGATCAGCACCTTGTAAAGTAAAATTGGATTTCTGTCCTCATATTTTGTGTGGCTCCACATCTAGAAATATCACAAGTACAGTTTTGCGCTGTCACCCTGCCAGATGAATATGTTCAAGACTTGGTGCTCAAGCCACTAGACAGGCACTTGAGGgatctgggttttcttttaatttctcaatGTCATGTTAAAACTTGCATGAAGTGCTTATATACATTTTCCTGATTGTTCCTTGGGTTTCTGGCTTAAACTACCTGAAACTTGCTTTCTTGTTCAAAGGCATGAACATCTTCCTCTCATGGACTGGTCCAGTGGCTACTGTCTTGCTTGAGCTTGGACCTACACAATATAGTGCAGAGCTATAGCAGCCCTCTTCTGGGAATTTTTACTTCATGTAGAAACATAAGTGGCATCTCTGCTGCCACAGATTATTATTCAACCAAAATAAATACCAGGGTTCTTGACCTGCTTGCATAGaaaatctctcttctccttctcttcacaGATGGCAAGTGCAGCGTAAAGTGGTTGCCATTCCCAAGAGTGTCACTCCTGCTCGTATTCAGCAGAATCTCCAGGTAAGTTTAAATGTTTAATGTGTTAAACACTGAAATAGTTAGTGGTATGTCACGtcactgctgctgttctgctctgTCCTGGGTGACTGAGGAGCGGAACTTTACTGCTTTAAGCCAGCTCTATTGCTTATGGATCTCTGGAGAAATTCAGGCACAAAGAGATGGCAGTGACttacaaaggaaacaaaaccaaaactcagCATCAATTAAACGATGAAAAATCCATCGTTATTGAATAAAGCCTCATGTTTTTATTCTCAGGTGTTCGATTTCAGCCTTACAGAAGAGGAGATGAGCCACATTGGAAACCTGAATAAAAACTGGCGTTACATTGTGCCAATGATTACGGTAAATTTTGCATGTTTCTTATGCTTTTGTTTACGTGCACGTGACCACAACTTGGgctttctgcagttttctttcttttactgtcCCTGTCAGTACTTAATGAATAAGAACATTACATCTTTTTAGGGTGtctaaaatgaaagaattttgTAAATGCTAGGCACAAAAAAGGTGGCtttttgaaatttgttttcacCTGTTTTGGCCACTGATGGGTGTCTTTGAGCTCTCATTATGGACCTTTCTGTGGGCCTGCAGCCAGAGTCCCATCTTCAAGTCCCACCAGGCTCCTGACGATTTGCTCTTCTCACGTACAAGCAGGCTGAGGTCCGTGCCATTCATCCAGAAGAACCCCTTGTTCCAGCTGTCCTTGTCTGCTTTGTACAATAAACCTCTAAGATCAGTGAGGAGTCGGAACGCTGTTAGTTCTCCACATCCATTGTGAAAGCCATGTGAGGGAATTTGTCCACTTTGCTCCACTGGACGTCTCCATATCAGTGTCTTGCAATGACCTTCCTAAATTTGGCTTAGgctgtgttatttttcttcccaagcCCATTAGCCACAGCATCTTTTAGCATCAGTAATTTACTCTGGCACCCAAAACCTTACCTTATGCTGGTTTTAGAGAAACCAATGCCTTCTAAGTATTGAAGGCTCCTTGTTCTTTATTTTCGTATGTTAAAGgacttagcccttgtccctttcCTCTCACCACGAAGTAATTTCAATGCCTTGCTGTCTCTTGTCTTTATAGTGTACCTCATTTCTTGTTGTCCTGCTTCTGACTGTGCAACAGAGAGCTGTTGCCATTCCCTGGTGTGTCACAGACCAACATA is part of the Phaenicophaeus curvirostris isolate KB17595 chromosome 8, BPBGC_Pcur_1.0, whole genome shotgun sequence genome and encodes:
- the AKR1A1 gene encoding aldo-keto reductase family 1 member A1 — protein: MSAACDFVVLRTGQKMPLIGLGTWKSERGQVREAVKYALSVGYRHIDCAAAYSNEAEIGEAFQECLGPNKIIKREDLFVTSKLWNTKHHPEDVEPALRKTLGDLKLDYLDLYLMHWPHAFERGDNLFPKNPDNTMRYDYIDYKDTWKAMEKLVEKGLVKAIGLSNFNSRQIDDVISVATIKPAVLQVECHPYLAQNELIAHCQKQGLVVTAYSPLGSPDRMWKHPDEPVLLEEPGIKKLGEKYSKSPAQIMLRWQVQRKVVAIPKSVTPARIQQNLQVFDFSLTEEEMSHIGNLNKNWRYIVPMITVDGKLVARDAGHPHYPFNDPY